The sequence CTCATATTTTTGGCATTGACCATCAACATAAAATCCGCATCACCTGACACCTCATAACAGCTCATCACTTGTGGCTGTGTATTCATCAAGCGCTCAAACCGATGTTGCATTGAGGTATTTGAGCGCGCCATCTCTATCATTACCACAGCAGTGAGTTCGTAACCCACCTTATTTGGGTCCACGATAGCGACTTGCTTGGTAATGATGCCATTGCTAATTAATGCTTGAATACGGCGCTGGGCAGTAGCGATAGACACATGCACTTGTTCTGCCACGGTTTTTAATGGCATGGTCGCATCGTCCTGTAATAAATTTAAAATCGCTTTATCGATATCATCTAAAACTTGGCTCATGGTGTTCTCTCTTTTAGAAAGCGTTTCATTCACTGGATTTTTTACAATTATTATCACTATAAATCAAAATATAAGAAAATATTTATTTTCAAAGGCTATAAAAGATAAATTTATTCATAAATAAATTTTTATAGCAATAATATCTCAGCGACACTCAGTAAAATAGGTGCTATTAATCAAGGTCTAACAATTAAAACCTAGCCATAACAAATAAAAGCTCACAGCTGGTTTTCTAAAATCTATTTAAACTTACGGTGTCTTTATGTCTATCTCAATGCTTTCTACTGTATTTGCAACTACGCTCGCAACGACTGTCTCACGCTTGCCATTGCCAGCGATTTGGACGGCGGGTAGCGCACAGCAACGCACATTAATTTTGGGCATCATACTAGCAATCTTGTCGAACCTTTTATTTGGCGTGCTGTATGCTTACAGCAGCTTTTTGGCGCCGTTATCAGGTACGCAAGTTTTTATCTGGCGGATGCTGGCAATGTGGGCGGCATTGATATGCTATCTACTGGTTAGTGGACGTTTAGGCTTGCATGTCAATAAAATAAAAAATCTAGTATCAATTAAACAGTGGGCGTGGTTACTATTGCCGACACCGATATTCTTAAGCCAATTTTGGTTATTTATGTGGGCACCGGTCAATGGGCAGGGCGTACAAACCGCGATGGGGTATTTTTTATTTCCGCTGATGATGGTTATATTTGGTTGCGTGCTATTTGGTGAAAAATTAAGCCGTTTGCAATGGTTGGCGGTTGCATTTGCTGCATTAGGAGTCGGCAGTGAAATTATCCGTACGCAAAGTGTCTCTTGGGCAACGCTTTGGGTCTGCGGCACGTATCCGCTGTATTATATTTTGCGTCGTCTGCAAGGGATTGGCGCGGTGACTGGATTATTGGTTGATTTAACGATATTCGCACCATTTGCTGTGGCTTATTTGTTTTTATTCGCACCGAGCAGTTTAAGCTTAGTGAGCGGTTCTGGCTTTTTTATCCTGATGCTGGCGGGACTTGGTGTCATGAGCGTGTTGGCCATGAAAACCAATGTGGATGCCAGCCAAATGCTGCCAGTAAATGTCTATGGCATGATGAGCTATTTAGAGCCTGCATTATTATTTATCTTAGCTGTAACTGTACTGGGCAATCCGTTTGAATCAGCGATGATTTATAGCTATGGTTTGATTTGGCTCGGTATTGTCTGTCTGATTATGCACGGTATACGTCAATTACGCAGTGCTCATAAACAATCGCAAACGACAAAGATTGCGCCAGTTGTTTGAAAGTTAATAAGTAAAATAGATTGAACAAATAAAAACGGACGATTCAGCATAAAGTTGAATCGTCCGTTTTTTTAAGATTAACACCAATCTGTTGAAAGATGGCTTTAATCTAAATCCTTCTTAAAGCCACGCTGCTTATCACGTTCCCAATCACGGTCCTTAAGCGTTTTGCGTTTGTCGTGCTGTTTTTTACCCAGTGCCAAGCCAATTTGACATTTCACCAACGAGTTTTTCCAATAGCAGGATAATGGCACGCAGGCATAGCCTTTTTGGTTGACTGCACCCATTAACTTTTCGATTTCGCGGCGATTGAGCAGCAGTTTACGGGTACGGATACTATCAGGACTGACATGCGTCGAGCTGGATAGCAGCGGCTGAATATGGGCGCCAAATAGGAAGGCCTCATTATTACGGAAGATAATATAAGCTTCGGTGATGGTCATTTTACCCGCGCGAATGGCTTTGACTTCCCAACCTTGTAACGACAATCCTGCCTCAAACGTTTCTTCAATAAAATACTCGTGTCGAGCTTTTTTATTGGCACAAATTTGATTCTCTGGTTTTTTTGATTTTTTTGACATAATTTCTCCATAAGGACTGCCTACAAATACAAAGTCCTTATCTGACTAGTCCTACTGATTCCTCATCCTAACTCAATAAATGGCATTGTCTTTTATTTGGTTTATAAAATGGATGAGTCGAACCGCCTATTGTAGCAAAGCCTCTAACAAAAATGTAAGTCGGCTATTAGGACAAATGTAGCCAATATAGTCGAAGTCATTTAAGGTGGTCACACAGCAATCGAGTGCAAACAGAAGACTGAGTACATTAAGTGAGGTTAAGGCGGTAACTATTTACAAATGCATCGACGATAAGTATTAAGTTTGAGCAAAATTTGCTAGCATATAGCCTACTATTACTGACCCTATTAGCCACGCTATGAGCCACTCTACTTCTGCTAACTCCTCAAAGCTGCACACCAGAATTTTATATCCTGGTACCTTTGATCCTATTACCAATGGTCATGTAGACTTGGTCACACGCGCCACCAAACTGTTTGATGAGGTCGTTATTGCGGTTGCTTCAGGACATCACAAAAAGCCTTTATTTAACTTTGAGGAGCGTGTCGCCTTAGTTGAGACAGTATTTGCTGACTTACCACAAGTATCGGTGGTGGGTTTTGAAGGTCTACTCGTTGACTTTATGCGTGAAAAAAATGCCACTGCTGTCTTACGAGGTCTGCGTGCGATGTCAGATTTCGAATATGAGTTTCAGCTGGCCAATATGAACCGCGAGCTTGATGAGAATTTTGAAGCGGTGTTTTTAACCCCGTCGCAAAATTACTCATTTATATCCTCAACCATGATTCGCGAAATTGCCAAACTTGGCGGTGATGTGACGAAATTTGTGCCTCCTTGCGTCTCAGAAGCTTTTATAGAAAAACTCAGCAGCTAATATTTAGTTAAACACTTACTAAGCTAAGCTTTAATGATGGGCTGGTGGTTTAATATTAAGCGTAATCGTAAACCACGGTTATACTCATTTATTATCAACTGCTAGCAAATAAGGAGCAGTTTATGGCGTTATTGATTACCGATGAATGCATCAATTGTGATGTCTGCGAACCTGCTTGCCCAAACGAAGCCATCTCAGAGGGCGATGACATTTATGTTATCGACCCAGATTTATGTACCGAATGCGTTGGTCATTTCGATGAGCCACAATGCGTGGTCATTTGCCCTGTGGATTGCATCCCTCATGATCCCAATCATGTCGAAACCGAAAGTGATTTGATGTCAAAATATAAACGCATTACTGGTCAATAAAATATGACAACATCACTCTCATCTACGAAATCAACGAACGACTTTGACCAGCAACATCTCTGGCATCCGTACGCCAGCTTGCCGCCGACTTATCCTAATATTGTGATTGATCACGCTGATGGTATTTATATCGTTACTGAAGACGGCACGCGCTTGATTGATGGGATGTCATCGTGGTGGGCGAGCGTCCATGGCTATAATCATCCCAAACTAAACGCGGCAATTATTGAGCAGTTGGGTAAAATGGCGCATGTCATGTTTGGTGGTTTGACCCATCAACCCGCAATAGATTTGGGCAAAAAACTGCTGTCAATTGTGCCTGCTGGACTGGATGCCATATTTTATGCCGATAGCGGCAGCATTGCGGTAGAAGTAGCATTAAAAATGGCATTGCAATATCAAATTGCTGCTAAGCGTCCGCAAAAGTGCCAATTTGCCTCGACCCATTCTGGCTATTATGGTGATACGTGGCATGCGATGAGTGTCTGCGACCCTATCAATGGCATGCACAGCTTGTATGGTAAACAGTTACCGATGCAGCATTTTGTGCCAGCTCCGCCAATGGGCTTTGAGCGTGATATTAGCCAGTCTGAATATGATGAATTAACGGATTTCTTTGATAAAAATAGCCATCAGCTCGCCGGTTTTATTATCGAGCCGATTATTCAAGGCGCAGGCGGGATGCGCTTTTATAGTCCTCAGTATTTGCAGCTGCTTCGCAAATTGTGTGATAAATACAAAGTAGTACTAATTGCCGATGAAATCGCGACTGGTTTTGGGCGTAGTGGCAAATTATTCGCTTGTGAGCATGCGAGTATCAGCCCTGATATCATGACGATTGGCAAGGCATTAACTGGCGGTTATATGACATTTGCCGCAACATTGTGTACTCGAGAAATTGCCGATACCATTAGCCAAAGTGATTATCCGGCACTGATGCACGGTCCGACCTTTATGGGCAATCCGCTGGCTTGTGCCGTCGCTTGTGCCTCAATTGATTTAATACTGTCCTATGATATTGAAGCGCGTACAGCAAATATCCGAACAATAATGGAACAACAACTTGCTGTAGCAGCAAAGCTAGACGGTGTTAAGGAAGTACGCTGTCTGGGCGCAGTTGTCGTCATTGAGCTAAATGAAGCGGTTGATATGCCGACCTTTCAAACCTTGCTGATTGAAAACAGTATTTGGGTCAGACCGTTTGGTAAATTGGTGTATATCATGCCGCCTTATGTGATTACAGATGACGAACTTGCTACCCTTTGCCAAGCATTGTTAAAAGTAGTCAGTATTTATTTAACGCAAGAAGGTCAATAATGAGCGTTCTCTTTATCTCCGGTATCGATACTGACATCGGCAAAACTTATGCGACGGGTATGATTGCCAAAGCGCTGATGCAGCAAGGTATTAATGTTATTACCCAAAAGCTTGTGCAAACTGGTGTCGCAATAAATCTAGATAGTGGCGAGATAGGAATTGCTGATGATATTATTATCCATCGTCAGCTGATGAACCTTCCGTTGCAACCTTGCGACCTCAATTTCACCACTTGTCCATATCGTTATGAGAAGCCTGCGTCACCGCATTTATCTGCCAAGCTTGCAGGGCAAACTCTTAATCCTGAATTGATTACTAAAGCGACGCAGCAATTGCAACAAAGCTACGATGTGGTGCTCTTAGAAGGTGCTGGTGGATTGCTCGTGCCAATAACGGAGCAGTTATTAATTTTAGATTATATTGCTGCTCAAGGCTATCCGATTATTTTGGTTACTTCTGGTCGTTTGGGTAGCATCAATCATACATTACTAAGTCTAGAAGCAATAAAAGCACGTGGGTTATCGGTACATAGTATCATTTATAATCATATCCATGACGATGCTGCTCAGACGGATGTTGAGATTGCAAATAGCACAATTGATTTTCTACAAAACTATCTAGCACAGCATTATCCAATTGTGCATTGGTTAGCCTTATCTGTACAAGAGCATGATGGCAGTGGCAATATGGATTTTATACTCCCTAAAAACTTTGTATAAATCAGTGCTAAAAATAAGACAAAAAAACTTTCCGAAAGCCTCATTAATTTTGCTATACTAGCGCGCTTGGTAGACTAGGCAATCGCCGCTGCACACTGGCAACAGACATGCAGGGGAGGAAAGTCCGGGCTACATAGGGCAGCGTGCCAGCTAACGGCTGGGCAGGGTAACTTGACGACCAGTGCAGCAGAGAGTAGACCGCCTTTGGCTTATATGAGTATCGCAAGATGTTCATGTCATCGGTAAGGGTGAAAGGGTGCGGTAAGAGCGCACCGCGTGGCTGGCAACAGTTCACGGCATGGTAAACTCCACGCGTAGCAAGACCAAATAGGCATCGGCATGGCGCGGCCCGCGTTCGATGCGGGTAGGTTGCTTGAGCGTACGAGTGATTGTGCGCCTAGAGGAATGATTGTCCACGACAGAACCCGGCTTATCGGTTTACCAAACCTTTTTTATTGTTCGTGATAAAAATGCAGCTAATTTGAATAAATTTCATATTTTCTGCAAAAAATGCCCTTCTAGGGGTTGACGACAGTCAACAGCTTGGGTAAAATGTGCATCCTAAAATGGCGATGTAGCTCAGCTGGTTAGAGCGCATGACTCATAATCGTGAGGTCAAGAGTTCAAGTCTCTTCATCGCCACCATTTTTAGCAAGACCTGTAATATTAAAAATGCCAATCATTATTTGATTGGTTTTTTTTTGCCTGAAATAAATTATTTAAGAATATGGTGAATGGCTCAAGCCGCACCATAAAACATTATAATTACCTACTGATTTCTTGCTAAATCATAGCTTTATCTGTTTAGGTACAGATTAATTGTTGTAACTTATGTCCCGCTTACTTATCATAGGGGCTGTTTTCGGTAAAGTCCTGTAACGCCATGTCTGTACAACTACCTCCTTATCGTCCTATTAAGCACCGCAGTGGTCTAAAAGTCATGGGTGCCGCATTTCATGCTTTGCTGATGCGTGAGCTGCAAACGCGCTTTGGTGGTTATCGCTTGGGCTATCTGTGGGCGCCATTAGAAATCATTTTTCAAATGCTCATATTTCTAGTGATTTTTGGCGTAATTATTGAGCGTGCACTACCAGGAATGAGCTTTCCATTGTTTTTGGTTGGTGGAATGGTTCCTTTTCGTATGTTTCAGACTATTGCGACTAGAGCACTAGGGGCTGTTGAGGCAAATCAGGGACTTTTGATGTACCGTTCAATACGGCATATTGACGTCATTATTGCCAGATCAGCTTTAGAGCTTATTATTTATTTTATAACATTTATTATACTGTTGGTTGGCTTGGCTTTCTTTAATGATTACGCCAGTTTGGGAAATTTGCATATTGTACTTTTTTGCTGGATAACGATGTTTATGTTCAGTTTCGGTGTCGCTCTAATCATGATGATTGTTGGTTATTATGGGGGTGAAATCACCAAGGTAATTGCGATTCTCTTTACCATATTGTATTTTGCTTCAGGCATCATTTATCCGATTCATATTATTCCAGAGCCATATTTTAGTTATTTACTTTATAATCCTTTTATCCATAATATTGAATTGATAAGACACGCTTTAGCGCCCAATTATCCCACTTATCATATTGATATAACGTACTTTTTAAAGTGGACGGTTGCAGTAAATTTCTTGGGTCTGCTAATGTATAAAGCGGTAGAAAGAGACTTAATACGTTCTAAATAACGACAGGTAAGTGAATGATTGAAATTAGAAATGTTTCTAAGTCCTTTATGACCAAGCAGGGTCGGCATTACCTATTTAAAGATTTGAATCTGACCATTGGTGATAAAAAAAGTGTGGGTTTACTCGGTCGTAACGGGGCGGGTAAATCGACTTTGCTGCGTATTATTTGCGGACTAGATAAGCCTGATCACGGAGAGATTATTACCGACTCGACGATTTCTTGGCCAGTAGGGGTAGCCGGCGGTTTCCAAGGTAGTTTGACGGGTCGTCAAAACGTCCGCTTTGTTTGCCGTCTTTATTCAAGCGGTCCCTATATTGACGAAAAAATTCGTTTTGTGGAAGAATTTGCAGATATCGGAAACTATTTCGATATGCCGGTAAAAAGTTATTCATCAGGGATGAAAGCGCGCTTAACATTTGGCTTAAGCTTGGCCTTCGATTTTGATTATTATATGCTTGATGAAGCAGGCGCTGTGGGTGATGCGGCTTTTCGTAAGCGTAGTGAAGAGATATTGGCCGCGCGCCGTGAACAAGCAGGGTTTTTAATCGTATCGCATAACATCGGTGATATTAAGCGTAATTGTGATATTGGTATTGTGCTAATGGATCAAACAGCACACGTCTTTGAAGACACAACAGAAGCGATTGAGGTATATGAAGAGCATGTCCACAAAGCGAAAAAATAAGATAATTGACTTCTCGCTGTTTATTGGCTTGGTGGTCCTCCCTTGGGTATTGGTGATATTTTATGTCATGACCATTGCTCATCCGCGGTTTATTTCGACGGCTGATGTGGTGGTCAAACAAGTCAGTGATACCAGTGTGCCTTCTGGCGGTGGACTGTCGGCCTTGTTGGGTGTGAACAGTACCAGTAAAGAAGATGCGACTTATCTGACCGAGTATATTCTATCCAATGATATGGTGAAGCGCCTTGATAATAAGTTCAAGTTCCGCGAAGCGTATCATGTCGATGGCTCAGATCCGCTTAATGAGATTGAGCCTGATGCCACACAAGAAGAGTTACTTGAGTACTTTAAAAAACGCGTGCACATCAATCTGGACGAGCAAAGCTATGTGCTGTCAGTATCGACAGAAGCCTTTGATCCAAAGTATGCTTTTGAGCTGAATAAAACGATCCTCAATGAGTCTGAGCAGTTCGTCAACCGTATTTCACAAGAGGTGGCTCGTGATCAGTTGTTATTTGCTGAGACACAGTTAGATGAATCACAAGATCGCTTGAATGATGCCAAAGAGAAATTGTTAAACTATCAGAACGAAAATGAGATTTACGATCCACAATCCAATGCTCAAATTGTGAATCAGGTGATTGGTAGTTTGCAAGCGCAATTAAGTTCATTACGTACTGAAGAGCGTCAATTACTCAGCTATCTGAACCCAGACGCACCGCAAGTAGTGTCACTAAGAAGCCAGATCAAAGCAGTCGAAGAGCAAATTCTTCAAGAGCAAACCAAACTGACCTCGCCAAATACTACTAAACTAAATCGACAAGCAGTACAGTTTGAAACCATCAAAGCTGATGTCGATTTCGCCACTGAGCTATATAAGCTTTCTTTATCTTCGCTTGAAAAGTCACGTTTAGAAGCTTTTAAAAAGATGAAGAATTTGATTGTTATCTCAACACCATATCAGGCTGAAGAAGCAACTTATCCACGCCGCGCCTATATTATTTGGACGTCGCTAGCATTACTTTTGATGCTTTATGGATTTGTGCGCCTAGTAATGGCAGTTGTTCGTGATCATCGTAGCTAGTTTTAACACACCAGATATCAGTAATGATCGATAGATCAGCAAAGGAATACCACTCATGAATATGAAACCACGTCCTATTGTGACCGTGATAAAAGTGTTAAGTTTGGCCATGGCAGCCAGCAGTGTATCAGCACTAGCAGCAGGCAGTTATGCTGATCAAATCTCAGGATCTAGCTTTGGCACCAGCAATAACAGCATGAGTCAAGACCAAAACAGCAATAACATCAATGTCTCAACACAGGCATTTGCAGGTGGTGTATCAGGACAGGCGACCGCGCAAGAAGCGGTTAATGCCTCAAGCTTGCCAAGTCAGTCAGTCATTAATACCACGCGCCCCTATCAAGACATCAATACGCAAGACATGATGTTCGGTGAGCAGCTGTTCCGTGGAGCATTTTCGACCACCTCTGGCTCTACCTTTAATGACAGTTACGTGATCAACCCGGGTGATAACGTCCAAGTACGGATGTGGGGCGCTTATCAATATGCGGCTACCATGACCGTCGACCCACAAGGCAATATTTTCTTGCCAAATATTGGTCCAGTACGTGTCTCAGGTGTGCAAAATGGCAGTCTGCAAAATGTGGTAAAAAGTGCTGTCAGTCGTATTTATCGCTCGAACGTTGGCGTTTATGCCTCATTAGAGCAAGCACAGCCAGTAAAAGTATTTGTAACAGGTTTCGTTAAACAACCTGGTTATTACGGCGGTTTAGCAGCAGATTCCGTATTGTCTTATTTGGATAGAGCGGGCGGTGTTGATCCGACTCGTGGTAGTTATATTGATATTCAAATCAAACGTAATGGGCAAATGCTACAGCAAGTCAACCTGTATGATTTTTTACTAGCGGGTAAATTACAAGCATTCTCTTTTCGTGATGGCGATGTGATTACGGTCGCGCCACAGAAAAAAACCTTTGAAGTAGGCGGTCAAGTCCAAAACGAATATACCTTTGAATTTGATGTGAACGATCTGACCATTGGTGATGTATTGCAAGTGGCCAATCCAGCAGCGAATGCCACCAACGTTAGTATCACTCGCAGTGCAGGACGTGCACAGACGGCGGAATATTACTCGTTGGCAGAAGCTCAAAACGTGCCTGTTTATAATGGTGATCAGATGGTAGTTACCTCCGATCGTTATGCGGGCACAATCGCGGTGCAAGTAAAAGGTGCGCATACAGGTAATGGTGCCATGGTTGTACCATATGGTGCTCGCTTAAAGGACATCGTGCCACAGCTACAGCCAAGCCCACTCGCTAAATTGACTCATTTGACCATTTATCGTGAGTCTGTTGCTGAACAACAAAAACGCATGATTAATGAGTCGCTCGATCGTCTAGAAGAGCTGACGCTTGCCACGCAGTCAACTACTCGTGAAGAAGCTGCACTGCGTCAAGACGATGCAGCTTTGGTTAAGCAGTTTGTTGCCAAAGCGCGTAATGTTAAAACGACGGGTCAAATTGTTGTCGTCCCGAATTCGTGGCAGGATATTATCTTACAGCAAGGTGATATCATTGAGATACCTGCGCAAACTTCAGTCATTACCGTTAATGGTCAAGTACGAGCACAAGGCGCGCTGACCTTTAACCCGGATTATACCGTTGGTGATTATGTTGCCAATTCGGGTGGTTTCTCTGACAACGCTGACGTTAAAGAAATTTTGGTTATTCATCAAAATGGCGCCAGTGAGGTGGTCAATACCGCTTACCGTATCCAGCAAGGCGATGAGATTATGGTATTACCAAAAGTCAAAACCAAGCGCGTAGAAATTGCTCGCGGCTTATCGCAAATTGTTTATCAGTTGGCCATTGCTGCTAAAGTGGTTCTCGATTTATAACCATTATTGAAAAGTTGTATAACAAGAGAACAAGTCATCTGCATAGATAGATGCAAAAGTAATGAATAAGGGTGTTAAAAATGGCAAAAAGTGCGGCAGATGATGTCAATGTGGCAGTGACCTCTCGCTCTGATAATGCCCTGCTTTTGCCATCATACCAATACCAATTGCCACAGCATTTGGCGGTCATTGGTAAGGGTATGCGTCAAAACAATTTACTTTTGTCTCAGGTATTGCAAGCAGATATTCAGCGCTGGTATCCGTGGTCAGGTCTACCGCAACGTATTAATGCAGGTAAAACGCTTTTACTGTCTGCATTGCCATTACCTAATGTTGTAAAAAATCAGATAACTCATTTGTCCAGTTTCTCTCTCTCTTTTCAGCAACCCGATGCCTTTATCGGTTGGGGTCGTAAAAAAAGTTATCAACGAGCTAATAACGTGGCTAAGCGGCAAAAGCTTGAGACATTGAGTGTCGAAGATGGCTTTTTGCGCTCATTAGATTCTGGTATTGGTAGCCGTCATGGCCTGAGTGTCGTCGTCGATGACCTTGGTATTTATTTTGATACGACGCATGACTCACGCCTTGAGCGGTTGATTATTGAGCGTACTAAAAATGCTACTACGCCCAATAATTATGAAATAGATGACGCGCACGCGCGGCAATTGATGGCACGTATTTGTAATGAACAGCTCAGTAAATATAACACAGTGATCGATTGTCCATCTTTGGATGAATTGATAAGTGAAGACGGCGCTAATACAACAGCAGATCCCTTGAAATCGCATGTTTTATTGATTGACCAAGTGGTTGGTGATGCTTCTATCACCGGTGCGGGCGCGGATAAACGTCAATTTAAGAAGATGTTAAAATCTGCGTGTCGTAATCATCCTCATACCCATATTTGGATAAAGGCACATCCTGCGTCAAAATCAGGATACCTGACCCGTTTAAAACTACCTAAGCAGGTTCGGCTATTAACGCAAGCACTCAATCCTATCCAGCTATTAGAGCAAGTTGACCATGTTTATACGGTCAGCTCCCATATGGGCTTTGAAGCGTTGATGTTAGGTAAAACAGTACATTGCTTCGGGGTCAACTGGTATAGTGGCTGGGGTCTAACTGATGACAGCGGCGCACCCAAAAAGCTGCTTAAAGCGGTCGAAAAACGTCGTCGAAAACTTGTCAGCAAACAGCTAGAGGCTCAGGGACATTCAAATCCTGCGTTGTTTCCTACATCATTTGCTAAAAAAACATCTGCGACGTTAGAAACGTTATTTTATAGCGCCTATATAGATTATAGTCGTTATGTAGATCCGGCCACCAAGCAAGCCTGTGATATTGATACAGCGATAGAGTGGCTAGTGACTAATCGATATTGGCAAGCGCGCCTTGAAGGGGATCTCACGATATATGAATTTAGTCGCTGGAAATTACCATTTGTAAAAGCCTTTACGAATCTACCGCGTACGACATTATTTATCAAACCCAAGCCACGTCTCAAGAATCTACTGCATCCTGATCATTTTCGTGTTGACTATCAGCAGCCTCTATTAGTATGGGGTTTGGCTAAGCGGCAACAAGTAAAAAATAAATTACAGCGTAAGCTTGAGAAACAGCCGCATTTGTCCATACCGTCTATATACTGTATGGAAGATGGATTTATCCGCTCAAATGGTTTGGGCGCGACGTTGTTAGCACCGTTGTCGGTCGTCATAGATAAGCAAGGCATTTATTATGATGCGACCCAGCATTCAGATTTAGAAACGCTACTGCGTGAGTGTGAGTCATTGACGCTATCTCAAAGCTCGCGAATAAAGACATTACAAGATAAACTGCTAAATCAGCGGGTGAGTAAATATAATGTTGGCAACCGTGCTGATGATGCTAACAACGCTGATAGCCAACATAGCTCTTGGATGCAGCATGCCAAGGCGTCCGGTAAATCGCGTATTCTCATCATCGGTCAAGTCGAAGATGATTTATCGGTGCAGTACTGCGGCTCGATCATCAAAACCAACAGCGGCTTGATTGAGCGTGTATGCCAAGACAATCCTGAGGCTTATCTTATTTATAAGCCGCATCCTGATGTTGAAGCAGGACTAAGGGCTGGTAAGGTTAGCGCAGAGTTTTTACAACAGGTTAGTGCCGTCGCCTATGATACCGCGATGCC is a genomic window of Psychrobacter cibarius containing:
- a CDS encoding polysaccharide biosynthesis/export family protein, whose protein sequence is MNMKPRPIVTVIKVLSLAMAASSVSALAAGSYADQISGSSFGTSNNSMSQDQNSNNINVSTQAFAGGVSGQATAQEAVNASSLPSQSVINTTRPYQDINTQDMMFGEQLFRGAFSTTSGSTFNDSYVINPGDNVQVRMWGAYQYAATMTVDPQGNIFLPNIGPVRVSGVQNGSLQNVVKSAVSRIYRSNVGVYASLEQAQPVKVFVTGFVKQPGYYGGLAADSVLSYLDRAGGVDPTRGSYIDIQIKRNGQMLQQVNLYDFLLAGKLQAFSFRDGDVITVAPQKKTFEVGGQVQNEYTFEFDVNDLTIGDVLQVANPAANATNVSITRSAGRAQTAEYYSLAEAQNVPVYNGDQMVVTSDRYAGTIAVQVKGAHTGNGAMVVPYGARLKDIVPQLQPSPLAKLTHLTIYRESVAEQQKRMINESLDRLEELTLATQSTTREEAALRQDDAALVKQFVAKARNVKTTGQIVVVPNSWQDIILQQGDIIEIPAQTSVITVNGQVRAQGALTFNPDYTVGDYVANSGGFSDNADVKEILVIHQNGASEVVNTAYRIQQGDEIMVLPKVKTKRVEIARGLSQIVYQLAIAAKVVLDL
- a CDS encoding capsular polysaccharide biosynthesis protein, whose translation is MAKSAADDVNVAVTSRSDNALLLPSYQYQLPQHLAVIGKGMRQNNLLLSQVLQADIQRWYPWSGLPQRINAGKTLLLSALPLPNVVKNQITHLSSFSLSFQQPDAFIGWGRKKSYQRANNVAKRQKLETLSVEDGFLRSLDSGIGSRHGLSVVVDDLGIYFDTTHDSRLERLIIERTKNATTPNNYEIDDAHARQLMARICNEQLSKYNTVIDCPSLDELISEDGANTTADPLKSHVLLIDQVVGDASITGAGADKRQFKKMLKSACRNHPHTHIWIKAHPASKSGYLTRLKLPKQVRLLTQALNPIQLLEQVDHVYTVSSHMGFEALMLGKTVHCFGVNWYSGWGLTDDSGAPKKLLKAVEKRRRKLVSKQLEAQGHSNPALFPTSFAKKTSATLETLFYSAYIDYSRYVDPATKQACDIDTAIEWLVTNRYWQARLEGDLTIYEFSRWKLPFVKAFTNLPRTTLFIKPKPRLKNLLHPDHFRVDYQQPLLVWGLAKRQQVKNKLQRKLEKQPHLSIPSIYCMEDGFIRSNGLGATLLAPLSVVIDKQGIYYDATQHSDLETLLRECESLTLSQSSRIKTLQDKLLNQRVSKYNVGNRADDANNADSQHSSWMQHAKASGKSRILIIGQVEDDLSVQYCGSIIKTNSGLIERVCQDNPEAYLIYKPHPDVEAGLRAGKVSAEFLQQVSAVAYDTAMPDCLECVDEVHTISSLTGFEALLRGLDVTCYGLPFYAGWGLTADIDAQLSPKAGYLERRKRDTALTLEQLLYCALVRYPLYRLPNGYGLAQVEQVIDYLYPPKSAPLLKDIHNTESQAQISSPINSSINHATSVLSMLSENFKRQSTTRFMQQRHQWQQRLRKLSR